GGAAAAACCGACGGTGTCTACGACGGAGTGCGATTTTTGCGATGAGATGATGGACCTCGAGTCTACGTCTCCGGCGGGGCCGACGATCGCCGAAGCTGATTACCTGGCACTGAAAGAGAAGTACGAAAAAGCAATGGCAGCCCTGGCGACGCGAAAAATCGGCGCCACGCGGCAGCCGAATCGGCAGAAATCGACGCGGGACGGCGAACCGATCGACTTCTGGACGTCGTCAACTACCGGCGTCGGGGATTTCGGCCACTTCGTGCTGGACGTCGACGTCAATGTCATGACGGCGACGGAAATCGGCACCACGCGATCGCCGGTCAACCCCTTCGGCTTATTCCGGTCCAGACGGGGTGGAAAATCACGGCTACCGGAAGCAAGAAGGGGTCGATTTTATCCCTGGGAAAAACAGATCCACCGATCGCTACTgggtatcgaaaaaaatcgggAAGATTCCGAAGAATacacaaaaaagagaaagggaTCTGACTTATGTCACGAGATATCGAGTGGCGAGAGTGGGAAACGGCGGTTGGATCACTATTCGAAATTGATCGGGGATGCGGAAATAGAATCAACCCTGATCTCGCGAAGATTGAGAAATCCTGCGCTCAGCGCCGGTGATAATTCTCCGAGCCAGCTGAAGTTTCGAAGTCTCCTGGCCAAGGTGAAGGAGATACTGAACAAGGCTATAGGAGAATCCAGAGTTGATAATGTCCATGAAAATGGTAACGAAAACACAgaggaattgaaaataattgaggaAAGTACAAGACCGGGAGTTAGTCACGATCGATTACTGAAGGGCGAAGCGTCTTCGTTGggtaaaaatgaatcgatcGAAGAACGATTGCCGGACACGGAAATACACAGGGTACAGAAAGACGTGAAAAAAGGGCATAAAAAATCGGGACCAAAAcgcagtgataaaaaaaaaaaaacgaaagggaTAAAGCCGGACACAACAAAGGAGCAGTTCATACTTGTTACCAAGAAATTggagagtttgaaaaaaccgagcggtgggaaaaaatcagaaaaagtaaagatgagcccgaagaagaaggaagacgATAAGAAAGATCGAAATCACGGCAAGGCGCACGCGTCGAAAGGCAAAAAGGCGGTGAGTGCGAGGGTATTTCGATCGGATAAATGAATATCTTTTGTGcgttcttcttatttttgttttccagaaACCTAAAAGCGAGAAATCCACAACTGACGATGAGGATTCGGACATCAGCGAAGTTTTGCCGATGGTAAAAAAGTTGGTGAAAGACAACAACCTCAGGAATATCGAGAAGATAATCGTCTATATagataagaataaaaacgGCGATCATCTGATAAATAATAAGATCGAGAGCGGGCAGGAAGACGAAGATTCGGAAGCGCCTGAAATTGAGGTGCTCGAATATCCGAGAAACGAAAGGACGAGGGAAAATTCCGGGAAGATTATAGAACGAAGTATCACTCGACAAAGAATGGAACCGGAAATGAATGATACGTCGAAGgtttcaaaatccttgaacGCGGAGTCAAGATATGGCAAAGAGCTACGAATGAATTTGGCAAACGTGCCAAACAAGAAACGCGCGAATTGGTTCAAGAAGATAAACCGCAACGGAGTAAAGGACCTGAGAAAATTAAGGCAAGAATTGATTCGCGAATTGAAACGGAGCGTAAAAATTGAGGGGAAATCTGCGACGAGACGAAAGTCAAATCGGGAGAAATCTAAGGTGGAAGAGGGTTCAAAATCCCCCGGAAAACCGAGCACGAATTTGAAGCAGCGTAAAAAAAGCGACGAAAAGAAGGGAAAAGCTAAAGCGACGACGAAGAGTCAAAAGGCGAAGGGAAACGTAAATGAGAAGATAAAGATCTTAGCTTCGCTTTTacggggaaaaaaatcgagCAAAACTAACCGAACAATTACCGATCACGATAATCGGCATAATCGAACGACACGAAGTTCCATAAATTTGTGGCTGGAGCAAAAACGCGATGAGCTTAAAGTTCTAAATGGCGAGAGAGAACGGATGGAGGAAGCGAAGCGTCGTCGAGACAAAATAGGCGGAGAAGAAAGTCAGCGGAAGTTTAGCGATTCTGTTTTCGAGGATAAAAACCGGGTGCGACGAAACGATTTTGACAGAGAATATGTCTACACGAACAAGACGAAAATCGCCGGAAGTAGAGGTGAGGATGGAATCGGTAAAACCAATCGTAGCGAGTCGCCAAAAAAGGAAGCGTCGAGGAAAATATCTAGGTCTGATCGGTCCGACGACGATATAACAGAAATGGCAAATAGATTCGCGCAAAAGTTAGTGAAATTCGCGATCGAGTTGCGTTCGAAGTTCGGTGAGAGATCGAAAAAGCAGGTAAGAGATGTGAGCGCTGCGGAAAACGATCGAGACGTAAATTTGCTCGTTGACGATTTTGGGAGCGATATTTTGGGCTTAACCGACGAGCACGACAAGCAATCGCTACGCAGACTTATCGACGGCATTATAAACGTAGAGAAAAACGTTAATACGACTCTGGAAATAATTGAGGCCAGATTGAAGGACATGGAAacgccgacgacgacgaggtcAACGATACTTACGGCGAAGGCGCTTCCGACGATGGTGAAGAACTTaacgacgacgaaaatttacaagacgaagaggaaaaagatcCTCGAAAGCGCGGCTGCCCAGGAAATCAAAGCAATCCTTGACGGTCTCGTCAATATCAAGAATGGAAGTAACGGTGATGAGAGAGAAGGTCTAATCGAAGCCAGAATGAAGGTGGAAAGCATTCTCGAAGAGATTATTAACAGCGAGGAGAAAAATGAACGGAAAGGGAAAGGCGAGGATAAAAATCACAAGGCGATTGACGTGCTGAAGgctaatgaaataaaaatcgagagagaaaaagggggtggtaaaaaaaaggacaaaaaaaaactggcaaagaaagaaaaaccgaTGGCAAAGGATGAAGGCGAAAAGCATGAAAATTTAAGGCAGGATTCGATTAACAAAGAGAATTctccttctttattttctgCTTCTATTACTCCTgctccgaaaaaaaaactattggCGAAGGATGAAGGTGGAATGCACGGAAAATCGAGGCAGAATTCGATTAACAAAGAAAATTCTCCTTTCTCATCTTCTACTTTTAGTACTCCTgctccgaaaaaaaaatctttgacgAAGGATGAAGGTAGAAAACACGAAAAATTGAGGCAGGAGTCcattgagaaagaaaattctccTTCATTTTCTGCTTCTTTTACTCCtgctcagaaaaaaaaactgttggcGAAGGATGAAAGTGGAAAGCACGGAAAATCGAGGCAGAATTTGATTAACGAAGAAAATACTCCTTTCTCATCTTCTACTTTCATTACTCCTgctccgaaaaaaaaatctttgacgAAGGATGAAAGTAGAAAGCATGAAAAATTCAGGCAGGATTCGATTGAGAAAGAGAATTCTCCTCCGTTTTCTGCTTCTATTACTCCtgttccgaaaaaaaaactgttggcGAAGGATGAAGGTGGAAAGCACGGAAAATCGAGGCAGGATTCgattaagaaagaaaattatcccTTCTCatcttttacttttattacttCTACTCCGAAAGGAAAATCTTTGAAGGTTGAAAGTAGAAAGCACGAAAAATTCACGCAAGATACGATTGAGAAAGAAACTTCTGCTtcattttctacttttattaCTTCTGCTCCGCAAGAAAGACTGTTGGTAAAGGATGAAAACGGAAAGCAGAAGAAATTGAGGCAGAATTCGATTTATAAGGAACCTtctctttcttcgttttctacTTCTACTACTTCTGCTCCGAAAAAGAGGGTAAAAATTGCGAGATCGaaaggggttgaaaaaaatgagaagaataaaaaaaagaaacggaagaagcagaagaaaaaaacgaaaacgggGCAGAAGGGTAAGTCGAAGAGCGTGAAGCCAAAAAACGACGAAGCCGAGGAAAAGAAGGTCGATCAGGAGATCAAGAGCATATTTTTAGAGGATACAAAATTGCGCGAAAAGTACGTCGGTATAATTGACGACAAAAGTGAGAATGAACCGAGTGCCGAATCGTCCAACGACGTCGAAGATtttggagatgaaaaaaagtcgGGGATTTCGGTAAAAGACGATGATCAAAATTCCGTGGCGATAAGTAACGACGAATTGTATCCGGGTATAGAGGGTTTTTCAAAAGCACCGGGTTTCATCAGCAGAAAAGTacaatcgtcaaaaatcacgGGCGACAAGCCGCGGAAGAAGCTGAGGAATCAatcgattgcaaaaaaatccgaaaagtcaaaaccaaagaaaaacaacaaggATAACGCGAAGAGGAAGTCGAAGACCGGTCcgcagtcaatttttttagacaAGTCGAAAAGCCCACCGGGTAAAAATggggtaaaaaataatcggcAAAAGGATGCTGGCAAAAAAGTGACGAAAACGAAGGAAACAAAATCGGCAAAACGCGAGAaggctaataataataagagtgTGAAAACATCGGCGAAAAAAAAGCCGAGCGACGGATCGGGCGAGCGTAAAAATGCGGCAGCGAAGTCGGCGAAGCGCGAGGAAAAATCTTTGATAATGTCAAAAAAGCAGTCGAAAACGACCGGCAAAGTAGAAAGAGTCGCTTCGTTGACATCGTcggaaaatttcgaaagcgGGAAAAACCGAGGTGACCTGAATTTTTgcgatattgaaaaatcggGGTTTGGGATCGAGCGCAACGGCTGTTCTCACCGCTTGTGCGACATCGGAAGAGCCATTCGAGATCTGGGAAAAATGAGTGGGAAATCGCGGGCCGATTTCGCGTCGCGAATAAAGCGCTACAACTGCACGAGGTGTCTGAACATCGGAAACGAGATCGTCCTGACCAAGGAGGCCGAGGACCTCGGCCATCAACCTGATCCCAGGACTCGGAGGGACTTGCGAGAGTCAAAAAGAGACGCGAAGTACGTCAGACCTGAGGAAGTCGAACGAGTTCTGGATGGAAATATCACGACAAAGAGAAAGAGTgcgtgtttcaaattttgaaaacaaaaaacataaatGTTGACTTCTATTCCCGTCTAGACTGCATATCCGAATTTCTGACACTTCCTAGCAATTATTTAAGACGAAACttagaaaaataacgatcaaTTTCACAAGATCCGAGGTAATCGCAAATGgggataaaattttaccgaTTATTTCGCAGAACGTGAGACTGTTTCATTGCCTGGACTTACCTTGAATATCCCGTGCAGCGGTGTGGACGATATTTTCGTGATGGGGTTGAACAGGCTCAATTACACCTGGGTGCATCCCGACGGCAGTCTCGTCTCAGGTATACATTGGATTCAAAGTCACCAACGATTATTAGATTTCGTGATACCACGTATTTTGCCAATTTCGTTACACatttaagtaaaaaattgtggtCAAACCTTCAAACATCGACTCCAATTGTGAGATTTccgtaaatatttgaaaagtgtgcaaaaaatttgcaaagctgatgaatactttttttgcacACATGTCgcaaaaattgtataacaaaACAAATACACTAAATCAATCAGAAATTCAAACTTCAATTCGAcgatcaataattattttcactaaaaatatacatacactttggaaaaaacaaacttcAAGGCACGACCACGAACTTGAAAAACTCAAAAGTTATTATACCTATTCATAataaactttcgaaaaatgtaAACCAATCCAGTAGAGCATACCAGAGAAAATATCCGAGTACAAATTAcgtatttaaattaattctgcatTAACTTTCTGCAAAACCGCAATTTTTATTTGGATATTTAATTTTCGCCTAAATACAAAagtttttggagaaaattatttcatcaaattagatgaaaaagagtttttttattttcatttttgcttTTCGTTTGACTTGAAGATGACCAACGATAAATTCTCCACGAATTTTTGAATCGTAAgcgtttattttcatcgcgTATTTAGTATGGAGAACTTATGGAAAATATTGCTTAAGATTAGCTCGAAATTTGAACCGGCATTATTCGCGCGGTTACTTTTCGATTgttattcaatatatttccTAATTCAAATCCCAATTCCTATGTACGCACAAACCTTTTGAATAATCAGGAGCAATGGTGCAAAGGAACGGCAACCTGAAGTTGTACGATGTGGATGTGAAAGACGCAGGAAAGTATTTGTGCATCGTGAGTTACCTGAACCCAGAAACAGACGAGCAAATCAGAAACGTTTACAGTCACAGTATCGAAGGTAAAGAAAACTGAgttgaaacataaaaaagtcAAAGTCTTCACACGCtgtaagaatttaaaaatatagtaACAATGCTGCCGAACTATTTCAGTCGTCACGCAGCCAAGCTATTCGTTGCAAGGGGTAAACCGCTACAAATTCGACACCTGCGATGAAACCGGACTGGAAGCCTTGTCTACATACTTGCCGAGGAAGTTAAACAAGCTACTTTGCAGTAACGGCGAATGCGACGCTTACGTCGTGGAGCCACGATGCTCCCAAGGACAGGTGAATTAAAAGAAGGGACAAAAACGACAGGGGAACAACATCTTTCACCCTTTCTCTTACTTCAGATATCGATCAACACCCTCCTGATACCGTCTAGCAGCTCAGAGATTCTCCTGCCAGTTGGTACAGCTGCGAACGATATTTCCTGCCGCAGAGCAGTTCAGAATAAAATAGCTCTGCTGCTGAGTCGAAACCTGAGGAGTATTTTGCAGAAGACAAGttagtttcaaaaattgtaatcatgaaattttctgCGGTTCTAAGAGGAGAAAGCAAATTAGTCACGATACATCGACACAAACACCGCGCTGTATAATAATCTATGAAATGAGTAGCgatttggtaatttttatcGACATTTTCTATAGAGATCTTAAACTACAGTTGTTTTCAGATTACCTCATCGCCACGACAAGCTCACACCGATCACGAAACGAAAACACGGCTCGAAGACAAAGAGGAGGAAGTCTTCGCCTTCcgggaaaaagagaaaaagagaggcgATCAAGAAACCCAAAGCACGAGTTGCTCTCCTCATCGGCTGCCCTGGCGGATATggtttcaaaaatacaaattgtTGTAAGTTTCTATCAAGGGATAAATATAATTGGAAAAACTGAATGAAACATTAGCAAGAGAATATCCATTTCGATACCTGAATTGTCAAACTATCACGGATAATTTCCAACTTCCAGATCCTTGCACTCCTGGTCGTTACAGCGAGGACGGATCGTTCAGGTGCAAAAGATGTCCCGTGGGCACTTACCAGTCGGATCCTGGAGCCCGTTTTTGCAGGGCTTGTACAGACCCCTTCGTAGAGGGATGTTTTCAAACGGTAAGAATACCTGAAGGACGATTTCCGTCGCTGAATCGATTGACGAGCAGAGATTTGCTCCGCATGTTTACAGCTCTGGCAGCACAACGTAGCGATTATGATGATCGCAGCAGTCGCAGGGATCGGAGTGGTCGCGTTGATATCGTTTCTGAGTTGCTGTCTGATACGAGGGCGAAAAGGATCCTGCGCGAGGTCGGTCGAACTCCCGGCGAAGTATCAGTTCGGGAATCTGAGCGTCAGGGCGTTTCCTGTCAAGACAAAGAGCAGCACGAGCTGCGTGGAAGCGGAAAAACTCACCGAGAAGTTGGAGGAAGGATTGAAGAGGCCAAGGATCAACCACACGAGAAAAATTAGTCCAGAATGTTCCGTAGTAAAAAGATGCAGGGAAACGGAGGTGCGCAGGACAAAACTGCAAAAAAGCTTTGATATTAGGCATGGAAAAGTTAAGAAGCAGGGCTACGAACCTGTCTGCCAAATTCTTACCGCAGCTGGCAGCTTGGAATCTTACAGATCGCATTTGGGACGCAGAAATTGTGAGTTTCGATCGTGCGACCGTTTCTAATCGCAAGAATTTCAACTTCGATCTAATCTTTTCTCAGTGCACCGGGGAAGATCGGATCGCTACGACAGGCAACCGCCCGCCGTTCCAATGCCAGACTTCGACAGGTGAGGGAAAACTTGAAAGTGACAGAAAATCACGTTCAGAGAGAGTAAGGAGGCGCCGACTTGTTCGGACCGGCTTGATACGGATTCAACCTTTACGGAGGGTCTACACTGACGACGAAGCAAACTGCGTTTAACATGACGAATATACGACATCAGGAACTAAAATACTTAATCTTAAGGATCTATAAACAATAATCAAATTACCAATATAGGCTGTTAATTATTGTACACCGATTTTGCTGATATTCGCAACAGAATACGAGATGTATGCATCGTTCGATTaattagatataatatatacgtatacataacgCATACAAAAATATCT
The genomic region above belongs to Diprion similis isolate iyDipSimi1 chromosome 8, iyDipSimi1.1, whole genome shotgun sequence and contains:
- the LOC124409749 gene encoding uncharacterized protein LOC124409749, which produces MMIAAVAGIGVVALISFLSCCLIRGRKGSCARSVELPAKYQFGNLSVRAFPVKTKSSTSCVEAEKLTEKLEEGLKRPRINHTRKISPECSVVKRCRETEVRRTKLQKSFDIRHGKVKKQGYEPVCQILTAAGSLESYRSHLGRRNLHRGRSDRYDRQPPAVPMPDFDR